GCATATTAAGAGGTTCTGCTTGAACAACACCACAAAGCTCCGTTGTGAAGAGAGAACAATAAACAAGAGCCTATTTTCAGGGATTTTACTTCTCCGTTGCTACTCTGGATTTCTGTCAGTTGGATTTCAAAGAGAGGAATTGGAGTGTCTGCCTGCAGAGCTCCTCTTTTGTGTGCATTTCCTGTCTTGACAGTGGATTTGACCTGAAAGTGGAGCCTGCACCTCAAACAAACTTATGAAGGTGCCCTGCAGGTAGAGTCCCTGTATGAGCAAAGAGTGGAGCggaagaggaaaatgagagagagagcccaGCAGCTATATGGAACTGTTTAATGTAGTGCAGTAGACAGTTTGAAAGGTTAATGGACAGCTAATAACCCAAATAGCTGCCTCTGCATAAATAAACACCTAATTAAAAAAAGCAGGCTCTTTAAAAAGGGTTTCTATCCTGCCCTCCCTGTGTGCCTGTCATTCAGGCTGCACATGACAACCACAACCaagttaaagcaacactttgtACACTAACCCTTACTGAGCAATTGCGCCCTTTGCAGCCACAAAGTGATTCAACCATTTTCATGTTGAGAAAAATCAAAGCCAATCAATCTTCTACTACAGTCACAGCTCAACACGAGCTGTGACTGTAGTAGAACAGAATTACAACTGAACGGTGGATATCGCCCATGATccccagaaccagaaccagaagaGCTAGTTGTATAGTGTTACTTTAATACTCAACATTCCAGACTACTGTCAAAGTAGTGTGTAGCAGTGTAATCAACATGTAATCAACCATGCAGCATtgtgcaacagacacacactaactctaAAAAGAACCAATTAGAATACCATTAAAGTACCACATTAATAGGCAGTATCAGTAAGTAgaactgtaaaatgactttaaGGTTATGGTCTAACTtggctgtttttaaatgaattaaatgataGACCTACTAACAGTTATTTCAGTTCTAACCCTTTTTCCTGATCTTTTTCTCCCGTGTTTTTTCCAGATCCAGGGCATGATAGTCATCACCCCGAGTCTACGCCTGATGTTGAGAATGAAGACAACTCTTCCATGACCTCCTTTGGTGTTGCCGTCCGAGGCCTCCCCCTGGCCTTGGCGTCCATGACACAAGCTGCCACCTCAGACTTACGCTTTCACCCAAAATGGAGGGCCATCACTGTGGCGACCCTGCTGGGATTAGTGCTCATATTGTATCTGCACCTGACAGTAGGGGACAGAGACACTCCTACCAGAGGTTACTACCGCAACAGGGCCCACAGTTTGGAACTGTACAGGGAGGGTCAGGGGGACATCTTCAGGGACGCTAACAGACAAACTGTCCGTAGCCTCGCTGGCCGTCAGAAAATGGAAAAGCCTTACAATGACACTTATCCGTTAAGTCCACCAGAGAAGACGAGGAACGGCATCCGTTACCGCATAGGCGTGATAGCGGACCTGGACACAGCATCACGTAGCTCTAAGGATCAGACGTGGTTCAGCTACATGAAAAGAGGATATCTGACAGTTTCAGAGAGCGCAGACAGACTGCAGGTGGAGTGGGACACTGAGACCGTCACCCTGGAGAGTCATCTGGCTGAGAAAGGACGAGGTATATGGACttgcaaatgtatttgttatatTCTGGGTATATGTTTATCTGTTCAAATCAATGTGTGGCTAATTTCATTTTACTATATACTAATCCTGCTGCAGGAATGGAGCTGTCCGAGCTTGTGGCATTTAACGGGCACCTGTACAGTGTAGATGACCGTACAGGTGTGGTGTACAGGATCGAGGGGAACCAGGCTATTCCCTGGGTAATTTTAACTGACGGTGATGGGTCAGTGTCCAAAGGTCAGTTTCCAGTTGAGTATTATTTAAGgctttctgctttttttcagCACCATAAATTTGGTACACAGCTTACAACTGAATGACAAGCAAGTTAAGCTTTCTTGAACTGTGAAAGATGTAGTAAGCACTAAATAACTTTAAAAGGTTGAGGGTCCTTTCTGGGGTGATTCAAATGCCTCTTCAAAGATCTTTACATCTCCGTTGTTTGCAGGGTTCAAGGCAGAATGGCTGGCAGTGAAGGACGAGCACCTGTACGTTGGAGGCCTGGGGAAGGAGTGGACCACGACGTCTGGGGAAGTTGTCAACAACAACCCAGAGTGGGTGAAAGTTGTTGGCTACCATGGCGACGTGGAGCATGAGAATTGGGTACCACACTACAATGCCCTGCGGAGTGCAGCAGGGATCCAACCACCAGGTGCtgacacattgtttttgtttcctctttataGTTCTGTCTATCCTAGTATTGACAGACAAAGATTCTAATGCTCTGGAGcctttcagtttattttatattccacGGGCTGTTATCAATGGTCACAGagaaaagctaaaaaaaataaaagaaataaagagaaacttGTGATATGAGagacacaaaaatgtaaaccGCGTGCAGATGTCTTCTACTTTAAGAGAAATTGATCATTTGGTTGATTTAATGCTGTCTCGATATCAGCGACAACCTGCTTGGTTGTTGGTTGCTTCAGCAGTGCTCCTTTCAGTCATATAGAACCCGTCTTATTTTAAAGACACTATCAACAGAGTTTTTAGCTAGTTGTCTTAAGAAACTGAAGAACTAGCTTTTAATTACACACAATCAGCTCCTATTCATTCTGTTACTTCTCACTTCTACAGGCTACCTTATCCACGAATCAGCATCATGGAGCGAGCGTCTCCAGCGCTGGTTCTTCCTCCCTCGCCGTGCCAGCCACGAGCACTACGAAGAGATTGCAGACGAGCGGCGTGCCACCAACCTCCTGCTGTCCTGCCTTGCAGACTTCAGCTACATGAGCGTACGGCACGTCGGACCGCTCAACCCCACCCATGGCTTCTCCTCCTTTAAATTTGTCCCAGACACGGACGATCAGATCATTCTGGCCCTAAAATCAGAGGAGGATGCGGGCAGGATCGCCACCTACATCATCGCACTCACACTTGACGGTCGTGTGCTGATGCCCGAGACAAAGATCGGGGACGTGAAGTATGAAGGGCTTGAGTTTATTTGAAAGTCACGGGCTGAAGGTACACATGTTCCTGTAGGCAAACTCTGCACGGCTCCTTCATGTCTCAGAGGATAAGAACTGAACTATTTATATGCAACACTGTTGTTTtaagttttttctttcactgcGACTGTGCAATACCATATGACACAAACCTTTATATTTCCTAATTACTATTAATTGCAACGGAAGATACAAGTGCAGGAGAAAGCCACACCACCATGGGAGAACAAATATCAGCCACAGACCTGTATGTGACTGATGTAAGACAGCGACGACTTTAACACACATCAGTCGCCACCAGATA
This is a stretch of genomic DNA from Paralichthys olivaceus isolate ysfri-2021 chromosome 8, ASM2471397v2, whole genome shotgun sequence. It encodes these proteins:
- the cant1b gene encoding soluble calcium-activated nucleotidase 1b isoform X1, producing the protein MVTASSGEKRRRKDPGHDSHHPESTPDVENEDNSSMTSFGVAVRGLPLALASMTQAATSDLRFHPKWRAITVATLLGLVLILYLHLTVGDRDTPTRGYYRNRAHSLELYREGQGDIFRDANRQTVRSLAGRQKMEKPYNDTYPLSPPEKTRNGIRYRIGVIADLDTASRSSKDQTWFSYMKRGYLTVSESADRLQVEWDTETVTLESHLAEKGRGMELSELVAFNGHLYSVDDRTGVVYRIEGNQAIPWVILTDGDGSVSKGFKAEWLAVKDEHLYVGGLGKEWTTTSGEVVNNNPEWVKVVGYHGDVEHENWVPHYNALRSAAGIQPPGYLIHESASWSERLQRWFFLPRRASHEHYEEIADERRATNLLLSCLADFSYMSVRHVGPLNPTHGFSSFKFVPDTDDQIILALKSEEDAGRIATYIIALTLDGRVLMPETKIGDVKYEGLEFI
- the cant1b gene encoding soluble calcium-activated nucleotidase 1b isoform X2; its protein translation is MVTASSGEKRRRKGHDSHHPESTPDVENEDNSSMTSFGVAVRGLPLALASMTQAATSDLRFHPKWRAITVATLLGLVLILYLHLTVGDRDTPTRGYYRNRAHSLELYREGQGDIFRDANRQTVRSLAGRQKMEKPYNDTYPLSPPEKTRNGIRYRIGVIADLDTASRSSKDQTWFSYMKRGYLTVSESADRLQVEWDTETVTLESHLAEKGRGMELSELVAFNGHLYSVDDRTGVVYRIEGNQAIPWVILTDGDGSVSKGFKAEWLAVKDEHLYVGGLGKEWTTTSGEVVNNNPEWVKVVGYHGDVEHENWVPHYNALRSAAGIQPPGYLIHESASWSERLQRWFFLPRRASHEHYEEIADERRATNLLLSCLADFSYMSVRHVGPLNPTHGFSSFKFVPDTDDQIILALKSEEDAGRIATYIIALTLDGRVLMPETKIGDVKYEGLEFI
- the cant1b gene encoding soluble calcium-activated nucleotidase 1b isoform X3, which encodes MTSFGVAVRGLPLALASMTQAATSDLRFHPKWRAITVATLLGLVLILYLHLTVGDRDTPTRGYYRNRAHSLELYREGQGDIFRDANRQTVRSLAGRQKMEKPYNDTYPLSPPEKTRNGIRYRIGVIADLDTASRSSKDQTWFSYMKRGYLTVSESADRLQVEWDTETVTLESHLAEKGRGMELSELVAFNGHLYSVDDRTGVVYRIEGNQAIPWVILTDGDGSVSKGFKAEWLAVKDEHLYVGGLGKEWTTTSGEVVNNNPEWVKVVGYHGDVEHENWVPHYNALRSAAGIQPPGYLIHESASWSERLQRWFFLPRRASHEHYEEIADERRATNLLLSCLADFSYMSVRHVGPLNPTHGFSSFKFVPDTDDQIILALKSEEDAGRIATYIIALTLDGRVLMPETKIGDVKYEGLEFI